A single Triticum dicoccoides isolate Atlit2015 ecotype Zavitan chromosome 2A, WEW_v2.0, whole genome shotgun sequence DNA region contains:
- the LOC119355196 gene encoding psbP domain-containing protein 2, chloroplastic-like, producing MPLVGSPRHGPPLKLAGRAQRRPPPRAIAPKCDISSPPPRLTRRAVSAASLLLTALPFPASSPQLPVASASETEAEVGGGEGGAPALELERYTDQDQGFTLLKPASWPKVEKAGATALFQQEGKGSNNIGVVVNPVRLSSLTDFGTPQFVADRLLQAEKKKESTKSAEVISTGERSGRDGLTVYEIEYSLDSTRGGMKRIFSAAFVASRKLYLLNVAYSDTEEKPLGKQTRLVLEEVLHSFDSV from the exons ATGCCACTCGTCGGTAGCCCTCGCCACGGCCCGCCGCTGAAGCTCGCCGGCCGCGCCCAGCGCCGGCCTCCGCCCCGCGCCATTGCGCCCAAATGCGACATCTCCTCCCCTCCTCCGCGCCTAACCAGGAGAGCTGTTTCCGCCGCCTCCCTGCTCCTCACCGCCCTCCCTTTCCCCGCCTCGTCACCGCAACTCCCCGTGGCCTCCGCATCGGAAACGGAGGCAGAAGTCGGGGGAGGAGAAGGAGGCGCACCGGCGCTGGAGTTGGAGCGGTACACGGACCAGGACCAGGGGTTCACCCTCCTCAAGCCCGCCTCATGGCCCAAG GTGGAAAAGGCGGGCGCGACGGCGCTGTTTCAGCAAGAGGGGAAGGGGAGTAACAACATTGGGGTCGTCGTCAACCCTGTTCGCCTCTCCTCGCTGACGGATTTCGGCACACCGCAGTTCGTCGCGGACAGGCTTCTACAGGCAGAGAAGAAAAAG GAAAGTACCAAATCCGCAGAGGTGATTTCTACCGGAGAGAGATCAGGTCGCGATGGCCTGACAGTATACGAAATCGAGTACTCATTGGATAGCACCAGGGGAGGGATGAAGCGGATCTTCTCGGCAGCGTTTGTTGCTTCTAGAAAGCTCTATCTGCTCAATGTAGCCTACTCTGATACTGAGGAGAAGCCCTTGGGCAAGCAGACTAGACTTGTTTTGGAGGAAGTCCTTCATTCCTTTGATTCTGTATAG